Part of the Vicinamibacteria bacterium genome is shown below.
AACGCCAGCCGGCGAGGGGGCCTTCGTCAACCACGTTGACGTCCGAGTAGAAGACGACACCTTTGCTCTCCAACTCTGCCTTTTTGGCATGGATGTCGTCGACCCGGAAGCAGACATGGGCCGCTCCGATGTGATTGTTCGGAACCGCTTGTCCCGACGTGTCGGCCCGGTCACGATATTCGATCAATTCCATGCTCGAGTGTTCGCCTGCCCACAGGCTCACCTGACGCAATGATGCGTCGGGGACCCCGACGCCTTTCGCCAGCTCCGGCCCCTCGAACCAGGGCGTTGGCTCGTTGGCGAACGGCAACCCCAAGAGGTCGTGATAGAAGTAGATCGAGCGATCCAGGTCCCT
Proteins encoded:
- a CDS encoding VOC family protein; translated protein: MELKAIHHVGLVVRDLDRSIYFYHDLLGLPFANEPTPWFEGPELAKGVGVPDASLRQVSLWAGEHSSMELIEYRDRADTSGQAVPNNHIGAAHVCFRVDDIHAKKAELESKGVVFYSDVNVVDEGPLAGWR